In the Sorghum bicolor cultivar BTx623 chromosome 4, Sorghum_bicolor_NCBIv3, whole genome shotgun sequence genome, CAAACGGACGTGGATGGACTTGATTGCCTCCCAAGCCTCTTTGCCGTCTTCTTCACCGCCAACATGCGGATCATCTCAGGGGTCACAACAGAGAGGATGACGTCGAGGGCCATGTGATCCTCCGTGTGATCGGCGTTACCGTACTTGATCGCATCCTAGAAGCCACAAGCCTCCAACTTCACCTTCATGCCATAGTTGCTGCGTGTCACCGACTTCCTTCACAACGCGCTGGGCGACCATCTCTGGGCCTCCATGGCACCGCTCGTGCCTTGGCTGTGTGGAAGGGGAACAGCGACGGTAGGTGTGCACCCGTTGTGGGCTGCGACTTGGATCACTACTTTGCTGGAGCTGAGGCCATGGATCACTAGCACAGGCTCTAGATACCAAATGTTAGAAGTGCAGCATCTATAGGATGAGCAGATTTGAATAGAGTAGCTGGAGTTTTAGAGCACATGTTCTGTTTTTTTGAAGCTAACTGGCTTGATTCTATTGATTGCATATGCATAcatgcatacatatatatagagaTGTTGGAGTCGGTTTGTAATAAACTGACCTGGGTACAACCGACCTAGAACCTTTCAAACTGAAGTCAGTTTGTACATTACTACTGTTGCTGAGCTGACTAACCTAACACTAACCAGTATAGGACAAAACTGCTGCAGTCTGTTGACTACAGTCTACAGCTGCTACTCACCTGATCAGCAGCAGGCCAAAAAAAATTGGCTGCTACTACTAGCTGCAGACATGAAACTTACTAGCTAACGAAAGTCTGCCGACCTCCATATACTAACCTAATACTAATTATTATCTGGTTAAGCAAAAGACACAAGGATTATATCTAATATTTCTCGGCCTGTGTGCAAGAAACTTCTTCATGGCAGTGatgtttttgtgtgtgtgtgtgggggtgggggggtgggggggggggtgcTCTTTCCCCTGCAGGGCACAGGTCCAGGTTTTTTAGGGTTGCAGTACATAATTTGCACGCCAAAATTTATGTGCAGTAGATTATTTTCAAGGGATGTGCTGGATTGTTTTAAATGCAAGTGTGTTGTATAATTTATCCTAAGATGCTAATTTGTTCATGTTATTTTTTCTGTACTTTACATGTACCTGTTTCTTTTATTCTCTTGGAAGCAAGGAGTGTCATCACAACAAACAGCTAGTGAAGGAGCTGGTGTTTTTGGTCGATTCAGATTCTTGAACCAAAGAGCTTCATCTCAGGGTGAAGATTCATTATCATGTCATAAAATTGATCTCAGAACTTCGACAATTAAGGTTGATGCAGATGAAAATGATTTAAGATTTTGCTTCAGAATAATCTCACCTGTTAAGACATACACATTACAGGTAACTGCATAGTCCTCAGATATCAAACTTTCTTTGTGCAATTGATGTTTTTGGTATTTCCTGAACaacacattttttttttgtttttttttttcattcttcTTTGATACACCAATGGCCTGATGCCACATGAATGCTTTTCACTTTGTTTATGGCAGGCGGAATCAGGGGCTGATCAAAAGGATTGGATCCAGAAAATTACTGGAGTTATCGCATCACTACTAAATTCACCATTCCCACAGCAGGTTTGCTGCAGCCATTTATCTTTTGCTGCATCATATAATTAGTCTTGGTCTACCTTTTTGGTTGAAACAAAGAATATATCTATTAAACTCCATGCATCGACACTGGATAGTCATGAAGTAATAATGCTTAGCCTTCCTATTTGGCTCCATTTTAATGCATTACATGTATATGCATATGTTCAATCTATTGATTCATCCaagatatggtactaatttgttattctgatttcatttcatttcagtTGTCATATGGTAATGTATCAGCAGAGAGTAACAGATCCGCAAGTTCTGTTGATTCTTTGTCTATTGAAGATAACAAGAGTTCAGAGGGACATGATGATATATTCAATCTTCTGAGGAATATCCCTGGAAATGACAGTTGTGCGGAATGTCGTTCTCCTGATCCTGATTGGGCATCTCTAAACTTGGGTATTCTGATTTGCATTGAATGCTCTGGGGCTCACAGGAATCTTGGAGTGCACATTTCAAAGGTGCAATAACTAGTTTCCTTATTGTAGAGAAACACCGCACACCCTAACCAGGGGGGGGGGGTGACCTTCATTATATAGCCTAATATGCTAGGGTTACAATGTACATGGGCCAATAGGCCATACACGCCCAATGGGCTGTTACAATATATTCTAACACTTATACCATGATATATGCTAATCAGTGATAATGTTGGTCGGCAATATCTTTTGTACAAAAATTCAGATTCTTGGATTTATTCACTTAGGGATGATAGATACAGTAAATAATTACTGCATATCTTACTATAGTATTGCTTTTGTTCTCATTAATTGTCATTTTTGACATCGGCATCTCCAATACAAAGCTTTAGCGATTACACGATCTAATTATAATTAGTAAAAGAATATACACTTTTGACTTGCATAGAATATAATGTTTATTTCCATGTGGTAAATTTAAGTACTTCTACGTGGTAGTGAACCATGCGTAAGTTTTAAAGACTTGGTATGAAAGGAAACACTTCAAtttaacacatttgcttgtttttttttaatagATGTGCCTTCAACTTTTATCTGGTAATGAATGTGTGACTTCCAGAACTAGTATTTTTTGTTATTATATATGATATCTCGTGGTTCCTAAGCTTTTAAAAATCTTATCAGTCTGAGATTAAAAAAAGAATGCTATTAGGTTGTTCCATATGTTAGTGTCACAGCTAATGTTTTTACTTGATGCAGGTTCGGTCCTTGAGACTAGATGTGAAAGTCTGGGAGCCAGTAATAATGGATCTCTTCCATGCGCTAGGAAATAATTATGCTAATTCAATTTGGGAAGCTCTGCTTCCAAAAGAAGATCAAGGGTAATACAATCAGATCTGCATATTACTTCACTATTTTTTACCTTGACATTTTAACCATTTTTCTTCCAGATCACACCACTTGATTTCTAGTCTGTAAGCTATGGGACATTGGCTAGTGTAGACTAACATAGAAGCCTACAAGTTAGTGCTAGCATGAATTTTGTGTACAGGCTACCTGTCCTCGTAATGTTGTTTCTTTGAAACAGCACAAACAATTCAGTTATAATCAATTCAGATATTTTTTTATCAAGTACTATTTAGGCATTTCATAAAAATGATTTACACTTTCTCAATAAAGGAGAGGCTCCATTGACAAACATAGTATTGTTACTAACCTTGGAGGTTTGAGAAGATAATCATTCTATTAGTGGAGATGGCTATATATAGAGAGCCTCATGGGCCATATGGGCCTATAGTAGATGGCCTTCATACACTTAAACATCCCCTTCGAACTCAAGGTGGAAGCAGAGGATTTGAAGAGTGAAGctgatgctgctctcaagtttgTGCTTTAGTGAAAAAGTCAGCCAATTGCAACTCTGAGGGCACATACTGGAGAGCAACAGTTTTCTGATGACAATGTGACTGAGTAAAGAAGGCATCCACACCAATATGCTTTGTAAGTTCATGATTAATGATTCACAGGATGGCAATTTGTATGGCTCCTGTATTAACACAGAGAAGAGGTGGGGCAACATCACAAGAAATGCCAAAATCAGCCAACAACCATCGAAGCCATACAATCTCTGCACTAGTAGTAGCAAGTGCTTGAAGTTCTGCCTACTAGAACGAGATACAGATGCTTGCTTCTTGGAATTCCATGCAATAGGAGAAGAGCCAAGAAGAATGCAGTATCCAGTGATGGAATGTCGATCTGTTGGGTCACTCGCTCAATTAGAGCCGAGTAAGCATGAAGCTGAAGTGAACTATCATGAGCATAAAAAAACTTTGAGATGATGTGCCCCTTAAGTATCACAACACGCGAAGTAAATGTCCAAAATGAACAGAAGTTGGGTACACAAACTGAAACAAGGCTGCCCACAATATGCCGATATTGAGAGGTAACCATCAGTGGGACGAAGCTGTAAGTGAAGATCCATAGGTGTGGCAGCTATCTGATTATCAGTAACATGTAGGAATGACTGAAATAGGAGAACATGTGGGAACATCAGAAGAAGACAAAGACAAAAAAGATGGTGACTCTGTGGGTGAATACGATGGCTGAGTAGAGGGGTTGTAAAAGAAAGGACGGTCCTCAACAAAGGTTGAACACGAGAGATACGTATGCGACGAGAAGAGGGATCATAACACTGATAACCTTTATATACCCCCAAAAATACATTCAACAGATTGTACGCTCATGAGGTGCAAGCGAAACATAGCATGTGCACCCAAAAACTAGGAGATGGTCATAGCGAGGTGTACCAAGAAGTGCCTCACCAGGACATTTGCCAAACAGTTTGGAAGACGGTTGTCTATTGATGAGATAGGCAGCAGTAGAAACAACTTCACCCTAAAAATGAGAAGGGACAAATGATGAAATCAAAAGTGTGCGAGCTGTCTCTACAAGATGACGATGTTTATGTTCAGCAATACCATTCTGAGCATGAGCGCCAGGACAAGAATGCTGAGGAAGAGTACCTTCTAAGGACAAAACTAGCGAAAAGCATCAGATAAATGCTCAGCACCAGAGTCAAAAGCGATAAACTCTAATAGGAGTAGAAAATTGCGTGTGAGCCATGCGAACAAAAGATTAGTGAATGGAACACACCTGAGAGCGACGTTCTATGAAATAAACCAACGTATAGCGAGAGTGATCATCAGTAAAAATAACATAATATTTGTGACCACCGTTTGTAGCAAAAGGTGCAGAACCCATACATCTGAATGAATAAGATCAAAATGTCTAGCAGAAGAAGCACTAGATAAATATGGACGTTGTATTTGTTTTCCAAGCTTATAGCCCTTACATTGAAAGCTGGACTCAATAGATGTATGACCTAAACAACCTGTATTTATCTATGATGACAAACGAGACCACGAGCAGATATTCAGCCAATTTTTCTGGGTGGTTAGCAAAACAGTTCTCCGAATGTGATTAGTCGTGCCACAATGCTTACAGGGCTCTTTGGATGCACTGGTCCTCTGAGAAGCTACCAACACACTGAGGTTGAGACACAGAAGAAGACAAGGACTGAAGGCGTGTCTCTTCAGCAAGTAAATCAGATAGTGCCTTTGCCATGGTTCGAGTAGAGGGAGTATGAAGCGATCTTCAGCAAGTAAATCTGATAGTGCCTTTGCCATGGTTCGAGTAGAGGGAGTATGAAGCGACCTTGTATGAATAGAATTGAATTCTGCCCTGACTCAGAAACTGCTCAATAAATGCAAGTGCTTTGCAGTTCTGTGCTGCTGTGTACACTGGGGTACCTTGGAGATCAAAGAACCCATCAAACTATCAAAGTTAGAGTAGTACTCATCAGTAGACATGTCTCTCTGTTCAATGACATGAAGTTGCTGCATTATAGTGTGTTGAAGGGCACCACTATCCTGAACATAGTGATCTTTCAAATAAGACCACATAGATTTGGCTTGCTTAAACTTAAGTAGACTCGTAATCATGGTTAGTTTAACACTGCTAGCTATAGCAGCCATTACTTTCCCATCATTGATTTCCCAGGTTTTGACTTACAGTTTGACTGCAACAGCATTACTACTAACtgctgtttttctttttgtgcaatTTCCTTCTTGGCACATTGTTATATTATTCTATGTTCATCCAGAATGGACGAATCAAATGGAGCTATTCTTTTTATTGAAAAGCCTAAACCTAATGATGCTTTCTCAATAAAGGAGAGGTACATACAAACAAAGGTAAGCTCTTCAATTCCTTTTATCTTTGATCAGCATGATATAGTCATCTAAAAAAAGCAGCATGATATAGTGCTGTTAGTTTTGTCTTATGTTTGCTTCTGGCGATCATCTTCTGTTAGTATCATGTTATTGATTCTCATAAATGATCCATGCAGTATGTCGACAAACTGCTTTTTGCCAGAGATCCCGATCAGATTACCATTAATATTTTCGAAGCTATAAGGAAAAATGATGTGAGAGAAGCATATCGAATTCTTGCAATAGCTGAAGTGAGCGCTAACATGACATATGATGCTTTGAGCAAAGATGTACATCATGTTCAGCCAGTGACAGACAAGATGTTACTTGATCCGATTTCTTGTGAGATAATTCAGGACTCTGGGAAACCAGAAGGCTGTCTACAAGGTTGTTCTTTATTGCACTTTGCATGCCAATATGGTCATCCTATAATGGTGGAGCTGCTTCTACTTTTTGGCGCGGATATTAATATGCAGGACTTCCATGGCCGAACACCATTGCATCATTGTGTACAAAAGAAAAACGATGAGCTCACCAAGCATCTGCTGAAGAGGTAGGCTTGAATTCTTGATAATATTTGTTTCAtgattagttttatttgcaataTCAGCAGCAGCTTGATATTTATGCCCTCATGCCATGTTGTTCATGATTCCCGAACTAATCTTTGCACTTGATTCTTTTTGCTATTTCAGTGTAAACTAAATTTATctgtgttttttttgttttgttcagTATGAACTAGGCAGTGACACATTTAGAGTCATGTGCATGATATTCCATTGTTGTTTTAACAGTGTATATCTGCGCAGCGAGGCAAACACTTTGGTAAAGACTAATTCATTTGAACACCAACTATACATGAAAAATTCTCAAAAAGTACATTGAGTTCGTTCATGCAAATGTGTTGTTCTGTGTCCAGATCCACTGATCACTGTAAAAAAAGGGCATTATGAAGGTTTATTGCCTCAATTTTTAGTCTAATGAAGACTCCACGTTTCCTCTGTGCACATTGTGGCCATTTGCTTTCTTCCTCGTTTATGTGCAGTGTGGTCTTAGCAGCCATGTTCCCATAAGGGAACGGGAATATGGAATGGGAATGGGAACTTGGGTGATGTTTTATAACGTAGGAATGTATAATGTAAATGTTCACAAATCGGGAATGTCCACGTTCTTGGAACGAGGAGCGTGGCCATGTTCCACGTTTCCGGCTGCTAAGAGTGTGGTACCCTATGGTTCATGAGATGATAAGGTTCATGTCAGCAGTGTGGTGGGTTGAGGTTCAGTACAAAGAATGCATTCTTCTTCAGTTCTTTGTTTATTTTCCCTTGTTACTACTATGATTTCATTATATTGCTGCCATAATTTTCCTTCACAGATTATGGAAAACATACTTATAGATGGGAGGCATTTTTCTAAAAGAACTATTATGATCCTTTGTACAGGGGTGCGAGAACAACAATTAAAGATGGCGGAGGTCTTACTGCTCTGGAGAGAAGAATGGAACTTGGAGCAATAACTGATGAAGACTTATTCATACTATTTGTGAGGTATGGTCGAGGTGGTACTTTTATAGCCTTGGATTGCTGATAATCTCTATTTAAGAAACTCTCCTTGTGAACGATTCTTATAATAAAGTAAAGCTAGACTGCTAGAGGCCTCATTCCATTCTCCAACTTATTACCCCCTAAAAAGAAAGGGGAAAAGTGCCTTGTGGGAATGGCAGCCTGCAAGTTCTATGGTTCAATACCTGCCATTTTCGTGAATGTGTGATTCCACTCAAGATTGTCATTTCTCTATGAATTTAACTGGGCAGCATCTCACAGTGTGAACAACATGCTTGTGCAGGTGATGTTTCAATACAGGGCTTTGGCAACTAAGCTGTTTGTACCTGAATAGCATTGTACTTGTACCCACCTAATTTAGCTTCTGGAATGAACACGATTTCTACACCTGAAGGCGAATGCCTTTTACCGTACGTCCCATGATATAACTTATCTGACTTCTGCGCTTGGCTGTGTTTGTAAATTCCACTGTTCGACATGACCACATCGCTGGTTTGTTGTACAACAATTATAGGCAAATATACAGTATTCGTTTCTTTGAATATGATTATTGAGGTTTGAGTCTCTGATGTCAAGTATGTAAGGAAAGAACACATGataaccatgcatgcatgttaccGTTGTgcaattttcttttttttttcttttcttttttttttttttgcaaacttgCAACTGTACTGCATATGGCCGAGTGTAACGATTACTGAAATTTGCGGGTATGTGTATGAGTGTATCCCTGCACGATATGAACCAACTTAGAAGAAGAAATATTCAGAAGGCACAATGCCTCGTCATGCAGTCAACTTGATTCTTTTTTACTTGACGCATACAGGAACCATCAACTATGCAAATGCAAGGCGTTTGAATTTAGTTATGATAGCCTGTAGTTATAGGTATCATGTTGAACTGAGACCTCCACACTCCTACACAACACTACTCGCAGCACTGCTCCATTCAAGCACAGCAGCAACAGCACTAACAGCTGCAGCCAATCCACAAGCATGGCATCCCTGCTTCGCACCCTTCGCT is a window encoding:
- the LOC8074784 gene encoding ADP-ribosylation factor GTPase-activating protein AGD2, which encodes MAAFTKLEDSPMFRKQVNSLEQHTDELKERCSNLHKGCKRFMGSLDEAYAGDLSFADNLQAFGAGLDDPISVAIGGPVMSKFTTAFRELGTYKELLRSQVEHMLSDRLSQFINVDLNGVKDCRRRLDRAAVAYDQAREKFVSVRKGTRAEVVTELEEDLHNAKSAFERCRFNLVHALANIEAKKKYEFLESISAVMDAHLRYFKQGYELLSQMEPFIHQVLTYAQQSKQMAVSEQDKLAKRIQEFRTEEEIANVRMASNVDTSTSGDGIHVVGLQSYKTIEALMQSTANGEVQVIKQGYLFKRPQNTRGEWKRRFFVLDSHGTLYYYGNKGKSQGVSSQQTASEGAGVFGRFRFLNQRASSQGEDSLSCHKIDLRTSTIKVDADENDLRFCFRIISPVKTYTLQAESGADQKDWIQKITGVIASLLNSPFPQQLSYGNVSAESNRSASSVDSLSIEDNKSSEGHDDIFNLLRNIPGNDSCAECRSPDPDWASLNLGILICIECSGAHRNLGVHISKVRSLRLDVKVWEPVIMDLFHALGNNYANSIWEALLPKEDQGMDESNGAILFIEKPKPNDAFSIKERYIQTKYVDKLLFARDPDQITINIFEAIRKNDVREAYRILAIAEVSANMTYDALSKDVHHVQPVTDKMLLDPISCEIIQDSGKPEGCLQGCSLLHFACQYGHPIMVELLLLFGADINMQDFHGRTPLHHCVQKKNDELTKHLLKRGARTTIKDGGGLTALERRMELGAITDEDLFILFVR